Proteins from a genomic interval of Rosa chinensis cultivar Old Blush chromosome 2, RchiOBHm-V2, whole genome shotgun sequence:
- the LOC112190289 gene encoding uncharacterized protein LOC112190289 encodes MPGGAALLVEAANMGDADAQYELACRLRVENEYVQSDQQAFHYLEKAVDQNEYVLSDQQAFHYLGRQLTRYSLPSGCCVSDQRLCLERCCLRVSDLWCFHRASEKGHAGAAIAYGSLLLQGVEVPESVMNLTSKRGSLARKARKNAESLVRDQAGMARERFQIAAKAGCDLGLKWLERLDEEEKHLLTENETVENAQEGKKVC; translated from the exons ATGCCAG GAGGAGCTGCCTTGTTAGTTGAAGCGGCAAATATGGGTGATGCAGATGCACAATATGAACTCGCTTGTCGTCTTAGAGTTGAG AATGAGTATGTCCAATCGGATCAGCAAGCTTTCCATTATCTGGAGAAGGCAGTTGACCAG AATGAATATGTCCTGTCAGATCAACAAGCTTTCCATTATCTGGGAAGGCAGTTGACCAG GTACTCTTTACCTTCTGGGTGCTGTGTATCTGACCAGAGACTGTGTCTAGAAAGATGTTGCCTCCGAGTCTCTGACTTATGGTGTTTCCATAGGGCATCAGAGAAG GGACATGCTGGTGCCGCTATAGCATATgggtctcttcttcttcaag GTGTTGAAGTCCCAGAATCTGTGATGAACTTGACTTCAAAAAGGGGTTCTTTAGCCAGAAAGGCAAGAAAGAATGCAGAAAGCCTTGTAAGAGACCAGGCAGGAATGGCAAGAGAGCGGTTTCAGATCGCTGCAAAAGCAGGATGTGATCTTGGACTGAAATGGTTGGAAAGACTTGACGAGGAAGAGAAGCATCTATTGACTGAAAATGAAACGGTAGAAAATGCCCAAGAAGGAAAGAAGGTGTGTTAA
- the LOC112183493 gene encoding DEAD-box ATP-dependent RNA helicase 52C produces RVREIRAAECEEGDDVSNVGINFDAYEDIPVEASCKDVPAPASTFGEIDLGECLNNNIKRCRYVKPTPVQRHAIPIAMAGRDLMACAQSGSGKTAAFCFPIISGVLTKCVERSQSNGGDGWTVFPRALILSPTRELTSQIFVEAGKFAYQSGAKMAVVYGGAPMGQQLRDLERGVDILVATPERLVDMIERSRVSLKMIKYLALDEADRMLDMGFEPQRRKIVQRMDMPPPGARVRCTIGTRRRWS; encoded by the exons CGTGTCCGGGAAATTCGAGCAGCTGAATGTGAGGAGGGGGATGACGTCAGCAATGTGGGTATAAATTTCGATGCTTACGAGGATATTCCGGTGGAGGCGAGCTGCAAGGACGTGCCGGCGCCGGCGAGCACTTTTGGGGAGATTGATTTGGGGGAGTGCTTGAACAACAACATCAAGAGGTGTAGGTACGTGAAGCCAACGCCGGTTCAGCGCCACGCGATTCCTATAGCCATGGCCGGCCGGGACTTGATGGCTTGTGCTCAGAGCGGGTCCGGAAAGACGGCGGCTTTTTGCTTCCCCATTATCAGTGGTGTGTTGACCAAGTGTGTGGAGAGGTCTCAGAGTAATGGTGGTGATGGTTGGACTGTGTTTCCCAGAGCTCTCATTTTGTCTCCGACGAGAGAGTTGACCAGTCAG ATATTTGTGGAAGCTGGAAAGTTTGCTTATCAGAGTGGAGCAAAAATGGCTGTTGTTTATGGTGGAGCGCCGATGGGTCAGCAG CTTCGTGATTTGGAGAGAGGTGTTGATATCCTAGTCGCCACTCCAGAGCGCTTAGTGGACATGATTGAAAGGTCACGAGTTTCACTCAAGATGATCAAATACTTGGCACTAGATGAGGCTGATAGGATGTTGGACATGGGTTTTGAACCTCAAAGAAGGAAGATAGTTCAAAGAATGGACATGCCTCCCCCAGGTGCAAGAGTGCGATGCACGATAGGAACAAGAAGGCGATGGAGTTAA